The nucleotide window AAATATTGTTGCTTCATCTCTACTACTTCCCTGTAACTGCATGCAAAATTGCCAATGACTTCAGGTTTGCAGAAGTTGGAATTCAGAAGGGAAACACGCATATATGCCTGAATTCTGACTCGACATGCTCTGTTTTCCTGcatgaataaaaataaatactgAAATCGCTTAAACGACACTGGTGTTTACTCTGAAGCAAGCCATGAAAGAAATGGTTGGGCACATCAGATCCTGTGGATGATAACATGGATTGCTCAACGATGGCTCCATGTACCTGTGGCCTGGGATTTCTGAAAGCCTCCATGGACGGCATTATGGGAGGAAGCAGCTGTAGTGGACGAGCTGTAAGAGGAAGCTTCGCGACTCTTGCTGCTGCAGTGGCTGGGTGATCATTGCTAAGAAAAGTTTAGAGATAAATACACCCACGGTCACTGTAATTGCATCGAAAGCACGATACGGTCACCCAACTTTGAAATACGCTCGTTACAGTCATTGTATACGATGGGACGTGAAAATATGGTCACTGTAGCGCGTATGCGATGCGTACACGCAGTTTGACCACGTGTTGACCGCTCGTTGGGGACACGTGGCGAACATCGGAGGCGCGGCTGTGGAAATATGCAAAAAAGCCCTCAGGCATCACCACATCCCCCATTCATCCCTCCTCCACTCACATCGCCTGTTCGTCTTCGTCGTTGGAGAAAGGGGGGCGCTGCATAGGCGACGCCGCCCCGGCGATCATCGGCGGTAGAGCGGAGGCGATGGCCTGATTTCGTGCGTGGTTGAGGAGGCGCCACCACCGCGCGTGTTCTTCCCatgggaggcggcggcgatgtcCCCTATTCATCGTGCAGAAGGGTTGGCGGCCCCCGTGTACAGTAAGTCCCCTAAACTGAAGAATCCATCTTTTTTGGCACTTTGATGTTGAAAAACCCTCCTTTTCGGGGCGCATTGCTTTACTGCATGTGTTGTAGTTGGTAGATGGGCCGGATTCTGCTAGAGTTTTGGCATGGGATTTGGGGGTACGAGAATTGGGGCTGAGTGTTTTAGATGTTTATATAAATTGATGCTCATGTGGAGATGTCATGTCGATTCTGATGTATGTTGTATATGTGTTGGTGTGACAGGCCGCCAAAGCAGCAATTTCTCTGTGGAAATCAATCATGGTGGTTTTTTTGTTGGGCATGGAAGGATCCGTGCTTATGTTAATGGCCGTTCCATTTGGTATGATCATGTGGAGAAGGTTACTTGGTCACCAATTTTCATTGAAAGCCTAGTTGAGGAAATTGGCTATGAGATGGCAGGCAGGCTCAAGGTTTTCTACTATGTCCCCATCCTTACACCTAGTACTAATGGTCTGAGGGAACTGAGTGATGATGAGCAGACAGATAGAATAATGGTGTTTGTTGATATTGGGCACCACTTTCTTTAGCATCTACCTGGATCATGATGAAAGCTTTCAGGCTAATCTAGATGAAGATGATGTTGTCCATAATCAAAGAGCAGAATTGCCTCCAGTCTTGAGCCGTGCAAAGAGAGTTCCCAGCAGTAGTGTACACACTGGAGAGGTCGAGGCAAAAACAGAGCATACAGAGGCAGGGCAGATGCAGAGCTAGAGACAGGGGCACCCATTCCTCTCCAGGTTATATTCCCTGATGTTGATGCAGCAGATGAGAATGTGAATCAGTTTGAGTTTGTGAGGAGGCCATCAACACAACAAGGTGTGGGTAATCAGATGGAGAAAGCAGAGCCAGTTGTAGTGCAACAACCCAGTCATCACAATGATAATGAAATGCAAGCAGAGGATGGTGTTGGAAGCACATCAATGAGGAGGAGTGCTAGGCAGACCAAAATCAATTATGCAATGGACGAAGATGATGCAGCTAGTGACACAGATGATGAGGATTATGACCCTGGTCTAATTGTGGATAGTGACAATGAGATTGGCAATGATGATGATGACTTGTATGCAGATAATGTAGATGAGGATGAACCAGAACAGAAACAGGAGAACAAATCAAATGAGAGAGGAAAGCAAAAAGGAAATCAATTCCAAACTAAAGCTCAAGACAGAGGCAAACAGAAGTATAATAAAGATGAAGACTTGTCTGAAGTTGAAGATTTGTGGGCACCTGATTCAGATGATGAAGAGATGCACTTGAAGTTCAAAACTTTCAGACCAGAGGATCTACACAGGCCAAAATTCCATGTAGGCCAAGTCTTTGAGAGTGTAGAACTACTGAGGACATCAATTAAAGAGTACTCCTGCCAGAACAAAGTTGATATCAAGCTGCCTGTCAATGATAGGAAAAGAGTTAAAGCCAAGTGTGATGATGAATGCACATGGTATTTATGGGCATCATTTGACAACAGGACCAAGGCATTCATGGTGAAGAGATATGTGCATGAGCACACATGCAGCAAGAAGTGAAAGATTAGGGCTTTCACATCTAAATTCCTAGCACGGAAGTACTTAGAGAGCTTTAGGGATGATCAAGATATGAACTTGATGAATTTCTCTAGGGTTGTTCAGAAGGAATGGCACATGACACCTGGTAGGATGAAACTCCAGAGGGCAAGGAGAATGGCTATGAAAATAATTTAAGGTGATGAAGAAGGGCAGTATGAAGGAGGAGATCCACTTCCTCCCTCCCCCCAGCCCTAGCCACATCCAACTTCCTCCCTCTCTGCATCACCATCCCGGGTCCATCCACCTCTCTCCCGCCTTGCCTCACTCTTCCCATGTCATCCGGCCTCTGCATGGCCCGGCAAAAGAAGACGACGTATGCTATGCTCACGCTGGAGCGCCGGTTTCAGATTGAGGAGGAGATCCGGGAGAGGCGTGCCacccgcatcgcagccggcctgCCTGTGGACTCGTCAGAGccggaggaagaggaagaggagcagTCGCCGTTCCAATGGAGGTGGCGGATCTGGAGGAGGACAAGGCTGAGCAGCCGGAGGAGGAACTGTTGCCGGCTGCGGGCTTCGACATGGAGGACACAatggcggaggtcgcggtcgCCCAAGCGGCAAAGATGGCGGAGCAGCATGCCATCCTGGAGTCCATCCAGGAAGAGGCCTATGTCGAGGCGAACCAGCAGTTTATCCGGCAGGAACGGGCAGTGACCGACGTGGTGCATGTACCTGCAGGTGGAAATCTCTGAAAGCCTCCACGGCATGAAGGAGGCAGTCGCGATCTGGAGGGCGCAGAGAGGGAGGGACGAAGCAATGGTCGAACTTTAAGAGGAAAGTTCCGCTGCGCGGGCCGCGGCCTGAAGTAGCAGCCGTCCTTTTTGCCAGAGCACATGCCGAGAGTGGCGCTTTGACGGTGGGGGACATGGACGAGAGGGAACAAGATTTGCCTGTGCCGACGGAGATGGAGTGAGAGCTGGATGGATAGACGCCGTGGGCAGAGACCCAATAGACCAACCGGCAGCAAGAGGGTGGGTTTGAAGCTTCTATTGTTAAGCCACAATCTTAACCAACATCTTTTATTGTTATTCCTGGCAGTAGCTTCTGCCATTTTGTACCACATACCAATATGTTTGCAAGCCATAACCTTGTATTATTAAGCATCTTGCAAACATCTCGAAACATTTCAGTTCTTTGTTcccatttttcttcttcttggccacAGACGACTGAGTTACGAACATGAGGCTTCCCCCTTTTTGGCGAGAAAGCATGGGGCTGCATTGCAAAGAATTAATTTTCGCGTTTCTCCACCAAGCTTCTGGTGAGCTGGTTCCGATTCCAACAGAACATTGTAGCTTTGTGTGTACATACATAACCAGTCTCTGTTGTAAGAACAAGTCTTCTTTTGTCTGGTAGATAAGCTTAACACTTAATAGAGCGAATAATTTTTCTTCCGCACACAGCAATATGGTATCGTCCTGCTGCTGTGATGAGATTGTTCCAATTCATACAATGCCCATAACAATGTCACCAATAATCTGAGCTTATGTTTGCTCCTTCCGTTCAGTTGGAGACCTGACCATACTACAAGTACTACTACAGAGTAAATCAGCTTTATTCATCTGTTGTACACGACTGTACTTGCAGAGGCCGGGACTTGCTCCCCTTTTCAAAAAAATCACCAAACTCTTTCGTGTGGAATCAATGATAGTGTAGACTAGTAGTACTAATCAGGTAGGCGCACACACTGATAACTGGTTACTGGATTGCTATTATCATCAGAGCGTGGCGATGTATGCATCGGTAGCATCTTGCCGAGCCGGACCTGCGCCCTGGGTGGTGAGATGCATGATGTCGTTGGCGATGGGGAGCACCATGGCGTCCACATACTTGAGGTTTGGCAGCCGCACCACCCTCTGCTCCTTCCTCACCACATCCACCAACTTCCCCTGCCTTTGCCGCTGCCAAAACTCTTTTGCATTGGTAGGATCCACTGATAATATCGCGGAAGTAAATATTGTTGCTTCATCTCTACTACTTCCCTGTAACTGCTTAGTGTTAAGCTTTTGACTGTACATGTGCGTACATGTGCGGGGGAGTTCTGAACATTTGCTACTAACTGACAGCAGACACATCCAATTCTGGTTTGCAGCAGATTGCCAATGCAAACTTGCCAATGACTTCCGGTTTGCAGAAGTTGGAATTAGGACACGCTTTCAAGACCATGGCTGGGGCAGAGGAAGGGGAACACGCATATATGTCTGAATTCTGACTCGGCGTGCTCTGTTTTCCTGcatgaataaaaataaatactaaaatCGCGACTGTAAATGCTCTTACTTCTTACTTTGTAGTAAAAAGCATCCTTGGATGTAAGATTATATTCTACTGATTCACCCACAGGGTGCCGTTACTCTTTGCTTGTCTGGCTTTTCACAGCATTGCCTTTTGGTTCCTCCGACGCCAGTACTAGTCTTTTTAGGTCCAAAAAAACAATGCACCGTGGTACTAGTCATGTGCTCTTGTGCAGTGGAGTCCAAGCTCGGACAGCTCATTTGACGCCTGTTTCGAGCCATGCGCGGTTGCCCGTGACAGACACACATGCCGCTGCCGCTGCCAGTCCCTCGCCCCCAGACAAGAAAGCTAGAGGACAGCATCACACACCGCCGCACGCCATGGCGGATTGGCCATTGTCCCTTGCCGTACCATTTCTATATCATACCATCTCCCCACGATTGGATCCAGGCATCCAGTACTGCCAGGCACCCAGTGAGCAGAGCAGCTCGTCGAGCGAGCCCCCGTCACCTTGGGCCTTGCCGGGACAATGGAGCCAGCGGCGGCGACGATGCTCTCACGACCGCGAGTGTTGCCCATTCTGCTGGCCGTGTTCGCGCTGCTCGCGGCGGCCGTGACGGTGAGCGCGCGCGGGGGCGCGGAGAGGGCGCCGACGCTGGTGTTCATCCTGGCGGGGCAGTCCAACATGGGCGGCCGGGGCGGCGCCACGGTCGGCAACCGCTGGGACGGCGTGGTGCCGCCCGAGTGCGCGCCGTCCCCGCGGACGCTGCGCCTCTCCCCGTCCCTCCGCTGGGAGGAGGCCCGCGAGCCGCTGCACGCCGGCGTGGACGCCGGCAACGTGGTGGGCGTGGGCCCCGGGATGCCGTTCGCGCACGCGCTGCTCCGCTCCCCGGCCTGCCCGCGCGGCGCCGTCGTGGGCCTCGTCCCCTGCGCGCAGGGCGGCACCCCCATCGCCAACTGGTCCCGCGGCACCGAGATGTACGAGCGCATGGTCACCCGCGCCCGCGTCGCCGGCGCCGGGACGGGGAGGATTGCGGCGTTGCTGTGGTTCCAGGGGGAGGCCGACACCCTACGGCGCGAGGACGCGCTGGCCTACGCCGGCAGGATGGAGGCGTTTGTGCGGGACGTCCGCCGCGACCTCGCCTTGCCCAACCTCCTCGTCATCCAGGTCCGTCCGTCTGTCTGTCGCCACAGTAGCTACACCCATGGATGATGGATCCCCTGCTCCGACTCCATTAATCTCAACTCTGAGAGTGAATCCGTCCATGATCTGTTGGAGCAGGTTGGGATCGCGACGGCGCAGTGGCAGGGGAATAAGCAGGGgaagtggctcgatttggtgcgGAAGCAGCAGAGGGCGGTGCGGGTGGCGAACCTCAAGTACGTGGACGCCATGGGGCTCCCCCTCGCCAACGACATCACGCACCTCACCACGCAGGCCCAGGTCCGGCTCGGCAAGATGCTCGCCGACGCATACATCGCCACGCTCTGACGATGATCCAGTACACTGGACTACTATCATTGATTCCAGCCCCATGGTTTGGTGAAGTTTGGTTGTGGATAGCAGATGAATAAATCTGCTTCAGTCTGTAGTAGCAGTAGGATACTTGATGTGAGGCTCCCAAAGGTGGGGCAGACACGGGCTCATATTATTGCTGCCATTAATTTCTAAGGGGACTGTAGGAGTTGGAACAATCTCATCATCAGCGGAGTATAAGTAGGGCTGCGGGGGTTAAGTTTATCTGCTTGAATA belongs to Triticum urartu cultivar G1812 chromosome 7, Tu2.1, whole genome shotgun sequence and includes:
- the LOC125520659 gene encoding probable carbohydrate esterase At4g34215 produces the protein MEPAAATMLSRPRVLPILLAVFALLAAAVTVSARGGAERAPTLVFILAGQSNMGGRGGATVGNRWDGVVPPECAPSPRTLRLSPSLRWEEAREPLHAGVDAGNVVGVGPGMPFAHALLRSPACPRGAVVGLVPCAQGGTPIANWSRGTEMYERMVTRARVAGAGTGRIAALLWFQGEADTLRREDALAYAGRMEAFVRDVRRDLALPNLLVIQVGIATAQWQGNKQGKWLDLVRKQQRAVRVANLKYVDAMGLPLANDITHLTTQAQVRLGKMLADAYIATL